The following is a genomic window from Onthophagus taurus isolate NC chromosome 1, IU_Otau_3.0, whole genome shotgun sequence.
TAAATTTGCGTCCATATAAATATGGtctaaattgtttaattgcGTAAACAATAGCCAATAATTCCTTTTCAATGGTTGAATATCGTGTTTCGGTTTCTGATAATGTTCGCGACGCATAGCAGACTGGTTTGTCACTTCCTATTTTTCCTTGTGACAGTACTGCTCCTAATGCTATATCTGAAGCATCAGTTGTTACAATAAACTCTTTTCCGAAATCAGGGTATTGTAAAATCGGGTCATTTGTCAATAGCTGTTTACATTTCTCAAACGATTCTTTATATTCCGatgttatttcaatttttgcgtTCTTCTTTAAACACTTCGTGAAGGGTTTGGTTACTTGGGCAAAGTTCTTTATAAATCGCCTATAGTATCCTAACAATCCTAAgaaagattttatttctttgcgTGTTGTAGGAATTGGATACCTTTCTATCGCTTCTATTTTTTCCGGATTAGGTTTCACACCTTCATTCGTAACCAAATGTCCTAAGTATTTAAGGCCCTTCTTCAGGAAATTACATTTctcgaattttaatttgaaatttgctTCGATTAATCtatcaaaaacttttgttaattttacaatatgCTCTTCCAATGATGCCGAATATATTACGATGTCATCGAGGTACACCATACACGTGTCTTCTTGTAAACCTCTTAATACGTTGTCCATTAGTCTTTGAAACGTAGCTGGTGCGTTTTTCAATCCAAACGGCATtcgtttaaattgaaaatgccCTTGTTCCGTACTAAACGCTGTTTTAGGTGCATCTTTTTCTTCCATCTCGACTTGATGGTAACCACTAGCCAAATCTAACGATGTAAAGTATTGGCTTCGGCCTAACTTATCTAAAATGTCTGATATATTCGGAATTGGGTATTTGTCCTCAatcattttttcattcaattttcGGTAATCTATTACCATACGATGTTTTAATCTGCCGTCCTTCTGCGTAGTTACAATGTGTACGGGGGCGGACCACGGAGATATACTTTCCTCTATGATATCTTGTTTCAGAAGTTCCGAGACTTGCTTCTTAATTTCCTTTCTTATCACCATTGGTTGTCGGTATCGTTTTACAAACACGGGTTCATTATCTTTCATGTTTAATTGGTGTTTAATCTTGTGAGTAAAAGTTAAACGTTCACCGTCTGTAtggaataatttattatacttCATCAAAAGTGCTTTTAAGGTCGCTTGTTCTTCGATGTTCAGGTTATCATTTTCTACGAATTCTTCGATTTGTTCTATGTTTAGTTGATGTAATTGGTCTTTTTCTTGGTACCTTACATTAATTCGTTCTTCTATCTCGTGAATTGGTTCCACCTTAATATGATGCAATCGGTTATAGGTTTTTAACATCATATTAGTAGGGTTGTTCACTCTAATTAATGTTTCATTGTTCGTTACTTTTACAAGCGCTTCTGGTGCTAAAGTTATCTCTTCTCCTGTTGGTAATTGTGTCTTCGTCTTTGGAAATAACGCATATCCATTTTTCATATTATTAACtctatattttagtatttgattttgattagGGAGTAACTTAACTTCATCCAATTTGGTATAATAGggtattttcgtttttgatgtTATCACAATTTCGTTTTCCGTATCTACTTTTCCTTTGATTGCCTTTAAGATGTCCATTCCAATTAATATGTCgtatgattttgaaaaattgaaacaataaaatacgtattctttattatctttaaataagtCCGGTAAAGGGGCTTTGATAGCTTGATGTCCGATTTCAAGTCCGTGAGGcgtttgaattttaaaattttcttcgaAACCATAATCTTCTTTCATTTCATTgtaaatttttgtgtttaccAAGCTTTTCGACGCACCTGTgtctattaaaattttaaaaccgtTAAACTTTATGTAAGGCAATCCGGGGTTATCAGTTGCGTTGTAAGTTATAACTCCTGTTATGTGACGTGCTGGTTTGGTTGAACCATGAGAAAATTTAGAGCACTTGCTTCCTCTTGGTATTCTTCATAAAATTCACTCTGAGGAATTTGCTCGACATTTACTTCGCCGAATTCTGTGTTATCGAAGTTCTCATACTCGTCTGTCTCGTACATCTGTGGTTGTGAGAATTCCTGGTTGTTCACATTCTCATTTCCCATATCTTCAGGCTGTCTTATCATGTTATTGTTTTGCCACGGTCTCTTAGCAGGTCTTTGAAAGCTAGACGCTGGACGTTTCATCGCTGACGTGTCAATGTCCATAGGCGTTGGTCTATCAGGTGTTCTCTGTTGAACTTGAGCTGGTGATAACGCAAATCTTGGCGTATAATTTCTTTGTTGTACCGGCGCTGGCGGTATGAATCGTTGAGATTGGaaattttgacgaaattgCGGTTGTCCTTGCGGCCAAGGTAACGATAATCTCGCTACTGGTTGTTGTTGTGCTCGCATCATTTTATTGGGATTCGgattttgagatatcgatCTGAATACTGGAGTAAATGGTCGTTTACACGCATCTAAATACCTTTTCTTCTGTACGTTGTAATTTTCGATTTCAATTGCGTATCCTTCCGCTGTTTCGATGTCGCCTGGCTGTCGTAGTTTTACTTCCATGCCCAATTTCTCGTTGATCATGTCAAGACCAAACAGAAATGTACGTAATGCCAATTGATTATATTGGTTAATCTTCATATGACGaatatataaattatcttCTGTTAGATTTATCTTTGATAATAGGGTGTACAACGTTCCCTTAATTCTAACTGCGTAATCTTGCGCACTTTCGTTTGTTTTCGGGGTCACATTATTCAAATCGTGCACCAAAACATCCTCTGACCTTTTGTCTCCAAAACTATGcactaaaatttcttttagctCCGGCCACGAAGTTGGAATTCTGTTCGCATCAACTGCTTCTCTAGCTCTTCCTTCTaattttcccataaaaatcataAGGAGTCTTCTGGCCATTCTGGCATTGTTTGggtttggatttaaaaattcttcgaTCAGGTATTCGCATGCTGTTACATAACTACGGAGAGTGGTTTTATCTCCACTAAAAACTGGTATCAGGTTCTGATCTACCGGTTTTATTTCCATGTTTAATTGTTCTTCAACTTCACGTAAGGCAATTAATATGTCTTCGCAATTTAGGTTCTCAATTTTGGATGTAGGGTTTTATACTGGGATCACTGAGTTAAATCAATAGGTACTTACAGTAtgattgttgttgttgttttcaTTTGGTTCATCAATCCAGGGATTTTCCAATTTTAGGGTCCTCCTCGACTGGTCGATCTTTTCGTTGGTTCGGATAGTCCTCAAAGGATTAAAATCCACCGTTCACTCGCGACGTTTTTAATTCACAAATGTCCGTAGTAACTATCCTACTGACTGCGCCACTTTCGATTTTAGAAAGattgtatttgtttttaaaaaataagattttattatactcttaaaacaaatgatttacaaagttttattattgattaattctaagttttacaatttataataacGGAGCGGTGCGATTTGGAGCGCGACCGGTTACTATCTCATTTGGTAAACGGTTCGCTCCTTTTATACGTTTTCTGTTATCTCGTCTTCTTTCTAGGAATCCATCGTTCGTTCTTCGGGTGGATTCCTATTCACACCTCGTAAcaatatataaagaaaatagaatAGGCCCTAAAATAGTACCTTGTGGTACACCCTTGCTCAAACAGCGAAATTCAGACAAAGCATCACCGATTCTAACAGACTGATGCctattacttaaataattttcaattaagtttaaagCGGATTCACTGAAGCCAATATACTTTAACAATTCCACAAGCAAGTCATGACAAACACTTTCAAAAGCTCTACTAAAATCCAACAAGGCTACCAACGTACATAATCCTTTATCTCGAGCTTGTAAAATATCATTAGTTACTTTGAGAAGAGCAGTACCACAGCTATGGTTTTTACGAAAACCAGATTGATGCTTcggtaaaatattattaagttgAACAAAAAATTGGCAATATGCTAATCGGCCGCAGATCTTTAGGCTCAGATGGGTCACGTTTTTTTGGGATAGGAACCACAATTGACAACTTCCAACAGTCAGGTACTTCCGAAGTTTCAATGCAAACATTGAGTAAATGTGTCAAGTAGGGTAATATAAATGGAAGACACATATTCAACATACTCATACTGATATTATCAGCACCGGCAGCTCTAGAAGAAATTGAGGAAATAGCTTTTATTACATCAGCTTCGGATACAAAGACaaacttaaaattagtttgaatcaaatttaaaggcGGTAAGTCATTAAAACTGAAACGCGTTGCAAGGTTCAAAGAAGGTACTGAATCaataaagaaatcgttaaCCTCATCTGGTCGATTCAAGTGAGCAGGGATTTGCTGTGAACATTTCGTACCACAAATACCCAAATGATTCAGTTGTTTCCACAGTTCAGCACCCCGAGACGTCTGATATAAATATTCCAGATACgattttctttctcttctaATGCAGGTTGTAGTAAAATTCTTCAGCTCCTTATAAGCAACCCAATCAGCACCTGAACGAGTACGCTTGTATTTATTCTTTGCCTTATCACGTTCGTCCATAAGCAATTTAATATTTGGTGTTAACTAAGGTACGACCTTTTTGTAAACCTCCTTACGGTTAAAGGGGCATGTCTGTCAAATAAAGCCAGcaacaagttattaaagttttgaactttacaattaatgttatccatgaaaaatattttgtgaaAAGGCACCGACTGCAGATCGCTATTGAAAGCACACTCATCGACACCACGCAGCATACGCACGGTTAATAACCGAGGAGGAGTCTTAGGTACTTTCAAATCTATTTCGCAAAAAATCAAGTCATGATCAGACAAATCACACGGCAATACACCACTAACACACACCAAACGACAGCAAGATGTAACGATGACATCCAACAATGTCATAACAGCATTGGTCAGACGAGTCGGATCACCTATTAGTTGCACAGCCGAGCATACATCCAAGAATTCATGAAACAGGTTAATAAATGGATCACGTTCAGAAGATCGATGTTCAGGTCacccaaacaaaaaatgttttcggTTTCAGCAACACAAGTAGTGTATACTTTCTCAACACTACTCAAAAAGTCTCTACAATTAATGTGAGGCGATCTGTATATCCCACCGACAAAAATAGAGGACTTaggaaagaaaaattgaagCCAGACCTGCTCAATATCACCACCAACCGCAATAGGTTTATAGTCATATCAAATCTGACAATTCAATAACCATCAAATCCAAAATCGTACTCAGTATTTGGATTCAACCATGTTTCGGTCAAaaccaaaacatcaaaatgatTATCACATAATATACTTTTAACATCTACTAATTTAGGCAAAAGCGATCTGACATTGAGATGTGCAAGGCGTATCAAATGCatacaaataataaactaaaGTTATTCTATATACAGCcaaattaacaaaaagaaaaaaaaacaaaataaagaacaaaGAGAGGCACGAAATACCTAGTCTCCACTCCGCCGTAACCACATACAGCTACATTTAAGaagtttattcatttatttattttaattttttttttccctTCCTCAATCAACTCAGAGCACCCTAATTTATCCAAATCAGCGAGcgacttaattttaaatttaatgccATTCTTGTTCACAAAGATGTTCTCATCCAAGGACCAAACAGCtctgtaattaaattttttcaccGCTTCTTGATACAACCGATGGCGCACCTTCGTCAGATCCTCCacaattgagatatttttacCTTTAAGCAGTTTCCTGTTATGCATGACCATTCTTCGTTCTCGATAGCTCACAAATTTAACGAGGATAGTTTGCGTACCGTGTTTCGTGGGTTAACCAACTGCATGACACCGATCAATCAAATTACGCACCATGTTGATGTTCAAACTGCCGTTAATCAGCTCAAGAACTTTATCTTCGACTTCACTAGACTGGCACTTTTTTAATCCCTTTATACGAACATTAGATCGCCGCGAATATTGCTCAAAATCATCGCATTTTAAGGTCAACTCACTGTTTTCATGGTTCAACTGCTCAACACGGTCTTCAAGGAACCTGATTTTTTCGGAAAAAACCCGTTCCACTTCCTTAGAAATAATATCTCGTagaatatttaagaaatcaacgtctttaataatttcgatcACACAAGATTTCACGAAATCTTTTTTCTCCTGCGCTGCCCGAGTCTTATCAGCCATcgtgtaaataataaacaatattaactTCCCCGTCACAAACAAAATACGGCGGAGCGAAACAAAGCACTCCTCACTCAGCCGCCATACTTATCTTTTTATatgaatatataaatttatatattcatattattttatatatgaaTATATTATGTAAAGAAACTATTTAGTATGCTTTGTTAAAATcagttaaaatataataaaaataagagtgtgagatataacaaaattagaaaacaaacgaatataaaaaacacgtcacttacgttttataaattatgtacaattatgtataatttattattattattattaatatttgttgtagTAGAGAACACAGTACATTCAATCCCAGTAGAGGCAGTGGAAAAATGGACatgaattttatagttttGAAGATGGACGTTCAATACGATTAAGAAATAATgatgaaaagaataaaataattagaaaatggATTAGAGTGATgccaaaacaaaattattgctGCATctctataaagaaaaaaaaaactttagttgaagaacgaaaaataaaaactttaaagaaaatgtagaGTTTGATAAGATACATTACATCTCCTCTCCAAGTAGAGAACAAGTGGAAGAGTCTTGAAAGAGgctataaaaacaaaattttaatatcaaagaaAGCTGGAAGATATTTTATCAAAGCGTCACTCTATACAACCCATTTGTACCTTAGAGAGCTCGACAATAGGGAATATCGTTGATATTATGGGAAAAAAGCGAAGACAAGATTGTGCAATAGTAGCATGCATTGAAGATGAATTGCAGGACCTTCGAACGTTACGGTTCCTGAAGCCGAAAGATGTTTTACACCAACAGTAAAAGAACCTCCAATCAATTTAACTGAACGAGTAGTGATACAAGAAAAAAACAGAACATCAGAACATCATTTCTGTTCCATCCCAGAACAGAAATCGGGATCGTACCACAAATAGTGAATTAAGTAAAATAAGACAATTGCaagaagaaatgtttaaatttaaaaaggaaaatgaagaaagaaaatttaaacaattcagTGAATATCACCATgtccaaattattttatttttacctcaGTGCAATAATTTCTTATGGTTGCCCTCACGTGCTTGACAACGCTATAAGAACATTGATTAAGTAATTCTACATCACTGTCAGATGAATcgctactaaaaaaaaattatgcaaTGTTTTCGCGACTATTTCGCTGACAATCTCCTGTTCGTCCATTTCAAATATacactttttttgataaaaatctgTTCGTTGCGACCACGGTTTACACACTTTTCTGACCTGCACTCAGTTGACAAGACATTGCACTTACTTACACTTAATTGCACTATGACGTCACACTAGTGCCATGTCGTGCAGAGTAGTGCAGTctcaacgaacaaagctattgttagaataaacttaaattaaaaacattgaatGTCGTTTCTCTTATTTATAGAGAAACCCAGaagtgtttttttaataaattgatcacttacaacaataaaaattatcccattataaaacaacataacctcaattaaaAGTGAAGATACCAAAACTTTCTTGGTGCCTGAAGAGCTACAAGACGCAATACTACATACAGAAATTAGTACTACGAAAGTGTTTGCTAATATCAagaatacatttaaaaaaaagtaccaAATCAGAAGTGTTTGGATTAAAGTGACAGATGAGTTAAAACAGACATACTTTAATGAAACAGAAAATatggtttttgaaaatcaatatttagaaaaaacaaaTCAAGAAGAAAAACCTCTTGCTGCAGATACAACTAATTTAGAAGATcctgttataaaaattttagaaaaattaattgatcaaaatgaaaagaaaatacaGTATACAGGTGTCCGGAAATGATGTGTACAATGGGACGTACCTTGACCAAAAATACCAGGTGACTATAAATTAGCCACAACTTCAAAGCTGGCTTTCTCACGAACCGtgcattcgattttgatgattttttttgatggaaaggttgattcttctgtaataatcctgcgatagaaattttcattcagaatttaatttgagcatatacggGGTGAAAAAAATGAGACGAacttttttctcgaaatttttaacaGAATGTGGGGTGCAGCTACTACAGCAGAGAGTATTACCTGGAATCAAACGGTAGCCCAATGTTTActgaacattttatttttttttattcactctattatctctgttactaacgaagatgcagtaTTTTAAAGCGATCGCCTGTGAAAACAAGATGAGTGACAATAGTAGCTGATGACCGTTTTATTGTTCAAAGCAATCGCAGAACAACAGCTGTAGAAGCTCGGCgtcgtcttcaaatggtgcATGTTGTTGATGTCAATGAGAGAACAATTCGCTGAAAACTTGCTAGAAGTGGTCTGGCTGCAAGAAGGCTGCCGAGGCTGCTTCCAAGATATCGACGAGCACGTCTTCAATTTGCGCGCTTACATGTGAATTGGGAGATCGAGCAATGGAGGAAAGTCCTTTTTACGGATGAGTAGTGGTTTTGTCTACTATCACCCGATGGTCGGGCGCGAATATGAGGACGTTGAAATAAAAGATTTGTGGACTATACAATTATGTACCGCAAATGTTTCGATGGTGGTTCTGTGATGGTGTGGCCGGGAATATCCAAAGAAGCCTATACAGATTTTTAATCTTTGTTAAAAGTAGCGCCTTAAATCACTGaccttaaaaacaaaaactggGCACCCGAAACAGTTTTGCAGAAGCACTTACATTTTCTTAGAATTACAGAATTGCGTACGT
Proteins encoded in this region:
- the LOC139429577 gene encoding uncharacterized protein codes for the protein MEIKPVDQNLIPVFSGDKTTLRSYVTACEYLIEEFLNPNPNNARMARRLLMIFMGKLEGRAREAVDANRIPTSWPELKEILVHSFGDKRSEDVLVHDLNNVTPKTNESAQDYAVRIKGTLYTLLSKINLTEDNLYIRHMKINQYNQLALRTFLFGLDMINEKLGMEVKLRQPGDIETAEGYAIEIENYNIDISKSESQ